The following are from one region of the Paenibacillus sp. KS-LC4 genome:
- a CDS encoding MFS transporter: MIQSQAKKEWFGRNFQLLLLGQIISILGSALLRFGLSLYALDLTGRADIFGTLYALSSIPLLLSPIGGAIADRFNRRHLIVIFDFASCLVVLGFLFLLTGGHATVAVIGMVMVLLSLISAMYQPAVQASIPLLVQESRLEQANGMVNGIGALAQMAAPVLGGILYGILGLQTLLIGSGIAFFLSAVMQLFMDIPFVKREQKQNIVATLAADMKEGFAYVARQRSILKAMILAALLNFILTPFFVVGGPIILRVTMHSSDTLYGVGMGILECSTILGALTIGIFAKKMKMSTLFRWLLIIAVLLLPLSLSLTPWMLGLGYYPAYILFIASVIPIAMSLTIISIFVLTRVQRQTPNDLLGKVMAIIMAVAQIAAPIGQIVYGKLFETFSKQVYIPALLMFAAMLGMAWVTKRFYHNQIEEGQEVAR, from the coding sequence ATGATACAAAGCCAAGCGAAAAAAGAGTGGTTCGGAAGAAACTTCCAGCTGCTCCTGTTAGGACAAATTATTTCGATTTTAGGGAGCGCTCTGCTGCGCTTTGGCCTATCGCTTTATGCACTGGATCTTACAGGGCGGGCGGATATTTTTGGCACGCTCTATGCGTTATCCAGCATCCCGCTGCTGCTGTCGCCAATTGGCGGGGCTATCGCTGATCGTTTCAATCGCCGTCATTTAATCGTTATATTCGATTTTGCAAGCTGCTTGGTTGTTCTGGGCTTTTTGTTCCTATTGACAGGGGGACACGCAACGGTTGCTGTTATTGGTATGGTGATGGTATTGCTATCGCTAATCAGTGCGATGTACCAGCCTGCTGTACAAGCGAGCATCCCGCTGCTGGTGCAGGAGAGCCGGCTAGAGCAGGCCAATGGAATGGTGAATGGCATCGGCGCTCTTGCCCAAATGGCTGCTCCAGTGCTTGGCGGCATCCTGTATGGCATTCTTGGTCTGCAAACGTTACTGATCGGAAGCGGTATCGCTTTTTTCCTGTCAGCCGTCATGCAGCTATTTATGGACATTCCGTTTGTAAAGCGTGAGCAGAAGCAAAATATCGTCGCAACGCTTGCAGCAGATATGAAGGAAGGGTTTGCCTATGTAGCCCGTCAGCGCTCGATTTTAAAGGCGATGATTCTAGCGGCGCTGCTCAATTTTATTTTAACGCCGTTTTTTGTCGTTGGCGGACCGATTATTTTGCGGGTTACGATGCATAGCAGCGATACACTTTACGGAGTCGGCATGGGCATTTTGGAATGCAGCACGATTTTGGGTGCACTAACAATCGGCATCTTTGCGAAAAAAATGAAAATGAGCACTTTATTTCGGTGGCTGCTCATCATTGCCGTTTTGCTATTGCCATTATCCCTGTCGCTGACACCATGGATGCTGGGGCTTGGTTATTATCCTGCCTATATTTTATTTATTGCAAGTGTTATTCCGATTGCGATGTCACTGACGATCATTTCGATTTTTGTGCTGACCCGGGTTCAAAGGCAGACACCAAATGACTTGCTCGGAAAGGTGATGGCCATCATTATGGCGGTTGCACAGATCGCAGCACCTATTGGGCAAATCGTCTATGGCAAGCTGTTTGAAACGTTTAGCAAGCAGGTTTATATCCCTGCGCTGCTCATGTTCGCAGCCATGCTGGGGATGGCCTGGGTAACGAAAAGGTTTTATCACAATCAAATAGAGGAGGGGCAGGAAGTTGCTAGATAG
- a CDS encoding TetR/AcrR family transcriptional regulator, which translates to MRILKDPEERKNEILDTAEMLFYTKGYNKTTINDILQEIGIAKGTFYYYFKSKEEVMDAIIMRIVAADVASAKSIAASSELPTLIKLFQILMVQKPKDGDRKELLLEQFHQVGNAEMHQKSLVQTIIHLAPVLTAVIEQGIEEQIFQTEYPKETVEFLIVASTFLFDEGLFEWQPEEMFQKAKAFIHVMETTLGAKKGSFDFILDMLINPK; encoded by the coding sequence ATGCGTATACTGAAAGATCCGGAAGAACGTAAAAATGAAATTTTAGATACGGCAGAAATGCTTTTTTATACGAAGGGCTACAATAAAACGACGATTAATGACATCCTTCAGGAGATTGGCATTGCGAAGGGGACATTTTATTATTACTTTAAATCCAAAGAGGAGGTTATGGATGCAATCATTATGCGGATTGTGGCGGCGGATGTTGCTTCTGCAAAAAGCATAGCCGCAAGCTCGGAGCTGCCGACCCTGATCAAGCTGTTTCAAATATTGATGGTTCAGAAGCCTAAGGATGGTGACCGTAAGGAGCTGCTGCTGGAGCAATTTCACCAGGTCGGCAATGCCGAAATGCATCAGAAAAGCCTCGTACAGACCATTATCCACTTGGCGCCAGTATTAACAGCAGTCATTGAGCAAGGCATAGAGGAGCAAATTTTTCAGACTGAATACCCGAAGGAGACGGTTGAATTTTTAATTGTAGCTTCCACTTTTCTGTTCGATGAAGGTTTATTCGAATGGCAGCCAGAGGAGATGTTCCAGAAGGCGAAGGCCTTTATTCATGTTATGGAAACGACGCTAGGAGCGAAAAAAGGCAGCTTTGATTTTATATTGGATATGCTGATTAACCCGAAATAA
- the trpA gene encoding tryptophan synthase subunit alpha, translated as MNLIDTVFAKLREEKRTALIPFITVGDPDLSTSLSIIKQLEESGADLIELGVPYSDPLADGPVIQRASERALRSSITLRDCIEAAAQAREAGVKLPFILFTYFNPVLQFGLEAFMELVKNKEISGLIIPDLPIEEDAEVRRLAEAAGIHLIPLVAPTSKDRVVRISQKAKGFVYCVSSLGVTGVRAEFHSGIDDFLATVREATDLPIAVGFGISSREQVERFSKQCDGVVVGSAIVRKIEESIQLLEKENTRAEGLKQIGEFVADLKG; from the coding sequence ATGAATCTCATTGATACGGTATTTGCAAAGCTACGTGAGGAAAAGCGTACCGCGCTGATCCCTTTTATAACGGTAGGAGATCCTGACCTTTCAACCTCATTGTCGATTATTAAGCAGCTGGAGGAATCCGGTGCAGATCTAATCGAGCTGGGCGTTCCTTATTCTGATCCGCTTGCGGATGGTCCAGTCATTCAGCGAGCTTCCGAGCGTGCCTTGAGAAGCAGCATTACGCTGCGCGACTGCATTGAAGCTGCGGCGCAGGCGCGTGAAGCCGGCGTGAAGCTGCCTTTCATCCTGTTCACCTACTTTAATCCGGTGCTGCAGTTCGGTCTGGAAGCGTTTATGGAGCTGGTGAAAAATAAAGAAATCAGCGGCTTGATCATTCCCGATCTGCCGATTGAAGAGGATGCCGAGGTTCGCCGGCTGGCGGAAGCCGCGGGCATTCACCTTATTCCGCTTGTCGCACCGACCTCCAAGGATCGGGTCGTACGTATTTCACAAAAGGCGAAAGGCTTCGTCTACTGCGTATCCTCGCTGGGCGTAACGGGCGTGCGTGCTGAATTCCACAGTGGAATCGACGATTTTCTCGCTACTGTGCGGGAAGCGACTGATCTGCCGATCGCCGTTGGGTTTGGTATTTCGAGCCGTGAGCAGGTGGAGCGCTTCTCCAAGCAATGCGATGGTGTTGTGGTAGGCAGTGCAATTGTACGCAAAATTGAAGAATCCATTCAACTGCTTGAGAAGGAGAATACCCGTGCAGAGGGCTTAAAGCAGATCGGCGAGTTTGTAGCTGATCTGAAAGGCTAG
- the trpB gene encoding tryptophan synthase subunit beta: MNRVPDENGRYGKFGGRYVPETLMNALLELEEAYNHYSKDESFQEEIRNLLHKYSGRPTSLYYAERLSEQLGGAKIYLKREDLNHTGAHKINNTIGQGVLAKRMGKTKIIAETGAGQHGVASATIAALLGLECKVFMGEEDMKRQQLNVFRMQLLGAEVVPVLSGTRTLKDACNETLRYWVSHVDDTYYILGSATGPHPYPMIVRDFQRIIGDEARKQIVAEEGRLPDYVVAAVGGGSNAIGIFYPFIEDAAVRLIGVEAAGRGVETDEHAATMTKGRHGVFQGSLSYVLQDDNGQVLPAHSISAGLDYPGIGPEHSYLKDSGRAEYFPITDDEAMDALQLLSRTEGIIPALESAHAIAQTVKLAPTLDKDQIIVVSLSGRGDKDVETIMSKLGGAVDESH, translated from the coding sequence ATGAACCGAGTACCGGATGAAAATGGTCGCTATGGCAAGTTTGGCGGCCGTTATGTTCCCGAGACATTGATGAACGCACTGCTTGAGCTGGAGGAAGCGTACAATCACTATTCCAAGGATGAATCCTTCCAAGAGGAAATCCGCAATTTGCTGCATAAATATTCAGGCAGACCTACCTCGCTCTATTATGCAGAGCGCCTGAGCGAGCAGCTTGGCGGTGCTAAAATTTATTTGAAGCGTGAGGATTTAAACCATACGGGCGCCCACAAAATCAATAATACAATCGGTCAGGGCGTTCTTGCAAAGCGCATGGGCAAAACGAAAATTATTGCCGAAACGGGCGCTGGCCAGCATGGGGTTGCTTCGGCAACGATTGCGGCATTGCTTGGACTGGAATGCAAAGTATTTATGGGCGAGGAAGATATGAAGCGCCAGCAGCTCAATGTTTTCCGCATGCAGCTGCTTGGAGCCGAAGTCGTGCCGGTTCTTTCGGGAACACGCACACTTAAGGATGCCTGTAATGAAACGCTCCGCTACTGGGTTAGCCATGTAGACGATACGTATTATATTTTGGGCTCGGCGACAGGGCCGCATCCATATCCGATGATCGTCCGCGATTTTCAGCGGATTATCGGGGACGAAGCGCGCAAGCAAATTGTGGCAGAGGAAGGACGTCTGCCGGATTATGTAGTCGCAGCAGTTGGCGGCGGCAGCAATGCGATCGGTATTTTTTACCCGTTTATTGAAGATGCGGCTGTGCGTTTGATCGGTGTTGAAGCAGCGGGACGCGGAGTTGAGACCGATGAGCATGCGGCAACGATGACGAAAGGCCGTCATGGCGTATTCCAAGGCTCGCTGAGCTATGTGCTTCAGGATGACAATGGACAAGTGCTGCCTGCACATTCCATTTCGGCTGGTCTCGATTATCCTGGCATTGGCCCTGAGCATTCGTATTTGAAGGATTCGGGCCGCGCGGAATATTTTCCGATTACGGACGATGAAGCAATGGATGCCTTGCAGCTGCTGTCGCGAACAGAAGGCATCATTCCAGCGCTGGAGTCGGCGCATGCGATTGCCCAGACGGTCAAGCTGGCACCAACGCTTGATAAAGATCAAATTATTGTTGTCAGCCTGTCCGGCCGCGGCGATAAAGATGTAGAGACGATTATGAGCAAGCTGGGAGGCGCAGTTGATGAATCTCATTGA
- a CDS encoding phosphoribosylanthranilate isomerase: protein MQAQTLPRIKICGLKTVETIQQMDGLPFHDIGFVFAASKRQVLPAQAAELVAAVHGLKAAAGQRPQTVGVFVNPALAELRETLAIAPLDVVQLHGSETPAFCEAVREQFAVKVWKVFSIREEAIVQAEKAAGNGADQDADKAADKDGDALAGVEAATARLAPYGGKVDAVLIDTAGGGTGKAFNWEVIADYQTAAAQLNVPLYVAGGLNPDNVQELLAAYAPNGLDVSSGVETDGVKDIEKIKLFVRKVMQR, encoded by the coding sequence GTGCAGGCGCAGACGCTTCCCCGGATTAAAATTTGCGGCCTGAAAACGGTAGAGACGATTCAGCAAATGGACGGGCTGCCGTTCCATGATATTGGATTTGTATTTGCGGCTAGCAAGCGTCAAGTGCTGCCTGCGCAAGCAGCAGAGCTGGTTGCGGCAGTACACGGCTTGAAGGCGGCAGCAGGGCAGCGTCCCCAAACCGTCGGCGTATTCGTCAATCCAGCGCTTGCGGAGCTGCGCGAGACGCTGGCTATTGCTCCGCTCGACGTGGTACAGCTGCATGGCAGTGAAACACCGGCTTTTTGCGAAGCGGTACGTGAGCAATTTGCTGTTAAGGTGTGGAAGGTATTTTCTATACGCGAGGAAGCAATTGTTCAGGCTGAGAAGGCTGCTGGCAATGGAGCTGACCAAGATGCTGATAAAGCTGCTGATAAGGACGGAGATGCTCTTGCTGGGGTGGAGGCGGCAACTGCTCGGCTCGCTCCTTATGGTGGCAAGGTCGATGCTGTTCTGATCGACACTGCCGGGGGAGGTACGGGCAAAGCGTTCAACTGGGAGGTTATCGCTGACTACCAAACGGCGGCAGCGCAATTGAATGTGCCGCTTTATGTAGCGGGTGGTCTAAACCCGGACAACGTACAGGAATTGTTAGCTGCGTATGCTCCGAACGGCCTCGATGTGTCCAGCGGAGTAGAGACGGACGGCGTTAAAGATATTGAGAAAATTAAATTATTCGTCAGAAAGGTGATGCAACGATGA
- the trpC gene encoding indole-3-glycerol phosphate synthase TrpC yields the protein MFLDKIVATKREEVEALSSTFHLAEYERTIAELAPCRGFERALTTGRKRTVGLIAEVKKASPSKGLIRPEFHPAELAAAYEQAGADCISVLTDRQYFQGANEYLTLVRDTVSLPLLRKDFMIDYRQVYEARVIGADAILLIAAILTKQQMSELYDTAVSLGMDVLVEVHNREELEAVLELNKATLIGVNNRDLKSFVTDLRTTEQLIGLMPQGVTVISESGIAGPADMDYLQRIGAQGVLIGEHFMRQADAGQAIIDLMGPVRR from the coding sequence ATGTTTTTGGATAAAATCGTAGCAACAAAGCGCGAAGAGGTTGAAGCGCTATCCTCCACCTTCCATTTGGCGGAATATGAGCGGACGATTGCCGAGCTTGCTCCGTGCCGCGGCTTTGAGCGTGCATTGACTACGGGCCGCAAGCGCACGGTTGGACTCATTGCCGAGGTGAAAAAAGCTTCGCCTTCTAAAGGGCTGATTCGCCCTGAATTTCACCCGGCGGAGCTGGCAGCTGCGTATGAGCAGGCCGGCGCGGATTGTATTTCCGTGCTGACAGACAGGCAGTATTTTCAAGGGGCAAACGAGTATTTGACGCTCGTGAGGGATACGGTTAGCCTTCCGCTGCTCCGCAAGGATTTTATGATTGATTATCGTCAGGTGTACGAGGCGAGAGTCATTGGCGCGGATGCGATTTTGCTCATTGCGGCGATATTGACGAAGCAGCAAATGTCTGAGCTGTATGATACAGCTGTTTCGCTTGGCATGGATGTGCTGGTCGAGGTGCACAACCGCGAGGAGCTGGAGGCGGTGCTTGAGCTGAACAAAGCGACGCTTATTGGAGTCAACAATCGCGATTTGAAAAGCTTTGTCACGGATCTGCGTACAACGGAGCAGCTGATCGGCTTGATGCCGCAAGGGGTGACCGTGATTAGCGAGAGCGGCATTGCCGGTCCGGCAGATATGGATTATTTGCAACGTATTGGCGCGCAAGGGGTTCTAATTGGCGAGCATTTCATGCGCCAGGCTGATGCAGGTCAGGCTATTATAGACTTGATGGGTCCGGTGAGACGCTAG
- the trpD gene encoding anthranilate phosphoribosyltransferase gives MTNSLTPITMQSALTKLIGSEHLSREEARSVMDIIMNGDATPVQIAGVVTALRMKGETKDEITGFAQAMRAHSSHVQTEQEGLLDTCGTGGSGIHKFNISTSSAIIAAAAGIRVAKHGNRAMSGKAGSADVLEALGVQITLTPEQAEECLKQVGICFMFAQLYHPSLRHASVPRKELGIRTIFNMLGPLTNPAGADRQLIGLYDAKKTDTVASVLAELGVKRAMVVSSNDGLDEISISAPTRVSELRGGEVRTYEITPEELGLTRYPISEVLGGDPAANAAIIRGIFSGEQRGAYRDIVLANAGACIYVGGAAASLTDGVKIAADMIDSGLAEQKLLGLIQTTGELTHVFG, from the coding sequence ATGACAAACAGTCTAACACCGATTACGATGCAAAGCGCGTTAACTAAATTAATCGGCAGCGAGCATTTGTCACGCGAAGAAGCCCGCTCCGTTATGGATATTATTATGAATGGCGATGCGACGCCGGTTCAAATTGCAGGTGTCGTGACGGCGCTGCGTATGAAGGGCGAGACGAAGGACGAAATTACAGGCTTTGCTCAGGCGATGCGGGCGCATTCGAGCCATGTGCAGACTGAGCAGGAAGGGCTGCTTGATACTTGCGGTACAGGCGGCTCCGGTATTCATAAATTCAATATATCGACGTCCTCGGCGATTATTGCGGCGGCAGCCGGCATTCGCGTAGCCAAGCATGGCAACCGCGCGATGTCAGGCAAAGCGGGCAGCGCTGATGTGTTGGAGGCGCTGGGCGTGCAAATTACGCTCACGCCGGAGCAGGCGGAGGAATGTCTGAAGCAGGTCGGCATCTGCTTCATGTTTGCGCAGCTGTACCATCCATCGCTTCGCCATGCTTCTGTTCCACGTAAAGAGCTGGGCATACGGACGATATTTAATATGCTGGGCCCGCTGACGAATCCTGCTGGTGCTGATCGCCAGCTAATCGGCTTGTATGATGCTAAGAAAACGGATACCGTCGCTTCGGTGCTGGCAGAGCTTGGCGTCAAACGTGCAATGGTCGTGAGCAGCAACGACGGGCTGGACGAAATTAGCATTTCGGCACCAACTCGAGTATCGGAGCTGCGAGGCGGCGAGGTTCGCACGTATGAAATTACGCCGGAGGAGCTGGGCCTCACCCGCTACCCGATCAGCGAGGTGCTCGGCGGCGATCCAGCAGCCAATGCGGCGATTATTCGCGGCATATTCAGCGGAGAGCAGCGCGGCGCCTATCGCGATATCGTGCTTGCGAATGCAGGGGCTTGCATTTATGTGGGCGGAGCTGCTGCGAGCTTGACAGATGGTGTTAAAATCGCGGCGGACATGATTGATTCCGGATTAGCCGAGCAAAAGCTGCTTGGCCTCATTCAAACGACAGGAGAGCTGACCCATGTTTTTGGATAA
- the trpE gene encoding anthranilate synthase component I, with product MNSELQQVVKLSEEYNLIPIVRYMMADTETPIRLFQHFAKEKHAFLLESVEGGVKWARYSFIGTDPFMMLYGKNGKMIFEKNGEKISFDDKPLSLLKDHLRYYRSPAMSHLPPFTGGAIGFFGYDLLQYYEKLPAHRVDDLEMNDLQFMFCDQVIVFDHFKQQLQIIGNVHVPKETTQTGIVQSYGVEEAYNAAVAKIEATVERLQQQVKIPVPIGAGVPTMPEVGEVQSNLTKEQFIANVDKAKEYIRAGDIFQVVLSQRFSIETDVDPLHVYRVLRTMNPSPYMYYLKMGEEVIVGTSPEALVKVDGSKVETRPIAGTRPRGKTPEEDLALEQDLLADEKERAEHLMLVDLGRNDIGRVSEFGSVKCDSFMEIERYSHVMHIVSNVTGKLREDKDFYDAFLSCLPAGTVSGAPKLRAMEIIAELENEARGAYAGAIGYLGFGGTLDTCITIRTIIFKNGKAYVQSGAGIVWDSVPESEYTETVNKAKALLTAIRAAEQLFGKPGDVSVQSFNAINSDYYIKAGEGFGQ from the coding sequence ATGAATAGTGAATTACAGCAAGTGGTCAAGCTCTCGGAGGAATACAATCTCATTCCGATCGTTCGTTATATGATGGCGGATACGGAGACGCCGATTCGGCTATTTCAGCATTTTGCCAAGGAAAAGCATGCATTTCTGCTTGAAAGTGTAGAGGGCGGCGTGAAATGGGCGCGTTATTCTTTCATTGGGACCGATCCGTTTATGATGCTGTACGGCAAAAACGGCAAAATGATTTTTGAGAAAAATGGTGAAAAAATCAGCTTCGACGATAAGCCGCTAAGCTTGCTGAAGGATCATCTTCGTTACTATCGCAGCCCGGCGATGTCCCATCTTCCTCCTTTTACGGGCGGGGCGATCGGATTTTTCGGCTACGATTTGCTGCAATATTATGAGAAGCTTCCAGCTCACCGCGTTGATGATTTAGAAATGAACGATTTGCAGTTTATGTTCTGCGATCAAGTCATCGTGTTCGACCACTTCAAGCAGCAGCTGCAAATTATCGGCAATGTGCATGTGCCGAAGGAGACGACGCAGACTGGCATTGTTCAGTCCTATGGCGTTGAAGAGGCGTATAACGCAGCAGTTGCCAAAATCGAAGCGACGGTAGAGCGCTTGCAGCAGCAGGTGAAAATCCCCGTTCCAATTGGGGCAGGCGTGCCTACGATGCCTGAGGTTGGCGAGGTGCAGTCTAATTTGACGAAGGAGCAGTTCATCGCCAATGTCGACAAAGCGAAGGAGTACATTCGCGCAGGCGATATTTTCCAGGTGGTGCTGTCCCAGCGCTTCAGCATTGAGACCGACGTTGATCCGCTGCATGTGTACCGCGTGCTTCGCACGATGAACCCTTCACCTTACATGTATTATTTGAAAATGGGCGAAGAGGTAATCGTCGGCACATCGCCGGAGGCGCTCGTTAAGGTAGATGGCAGCAAGGTGGAAACCCGCCCAATCGCCGGAACGCGCCCTCGCGGCAAAACGCCGGAGGAGGATCTGGCGCTGGAGCAGGATTTGCTGGCAGACGAGAAGGAGCGCGCGGAGCATCTGATGCTTGTTGACTTAGGTCGCAACGACATTGGCCGCGTATCCGAGTTCGGCTCGGTGAAATGCGATTCCTTCATGGAAATCGAGCGTTACTCCCACGTTATGCATATCGTTTCGAATGTGACGGGCAAGCTGCGGGAGGACAAGGATTTTTACGATGCGTTTCTCTCCTGTCTTCCTGCCGGCACCGTGTCTGGCGCACCGAAGCTGCGGGCGATGGAAATTATCGCTGAGCTTGAAAATGAAGCTCGCGGCGCTTACGCTGGAGCGATTGGTTATTTAGGCTTCGGCGGTACGCTCGACACCTGCATCACGATTCGGACGATCATTTTCAAAAATGGCAAAGCCTACGTGCAGAGCGGGGCAGGCATCGTCTGGGATTCTGTTCCGGAAAGCGAATATACCGAAACGGTGAATAAAGCGAAGGCGCTGCTGACGGCCATTCGGGCCGCTGAACAGCTGTTTGGCAAGCCTGGAGACGTAAGTGTTCAGAGCTTCAATGCCATTAATAGCGATTATTACATTAAAGCAGGGGAGGGCTTCGGACAATGA